In Chloroflexota bacterium, one DNA window encodes the following:
- a CDS encoding hydrogenase maturation protease: MKVLVLGLGNPLLGDDGVGWRIVEQVAASLDANAARYTQYEIDYHAGGGLSLMERLVGYERVIIVDAINTGRASQGSVSCFRLENLPKDAASHLASAHETNLQTALEVGRQMGAMLPRAIVIVGIESQQVYDFSEELSPAVARAIPDAVRLVITQLTER; the protein is encoded by the coding sequence ATGAAAGTACTTGTTCTCGGTCTCGGCAATCCACTTCTCGGTGACGATGGCGTGGGCTGGCGTATCGTCGAACAAGTCGCCGCGTCGCTTGACGCCAACGCGGCGCGCTACACGCAATACGAAATAGACTATCACGCCGGCGGCGGCTTGTCGTTGATGGAACGCCTCGTCGGTTACGAGCGCGTGATCATCGTGGACGCGATCAACACCGGGCGTGCGTCGCAAGGCAGTGTGAGTTGCTTTCGTTTGGAGAATTTGCCGAAGGATGCCGCGAGCCATCTCGCCTCGGCGCACGAAACGAATTTGCAAACCGCGCTAGAGGTCGGACGCCAAATGGGTGCGATGTTGCCGCGCGCCATTGTCATCGTCGGAATCGAATCCCAACAGGTGTACGATTTTTCCGAAGAACTCTCGCCTGCCGTCGCGCGCGCGATTCCCGACGCGGTTCGTCTTGTTATCACTCAATTGACTGAACGCTGA
- a CDS encoding hydrogenase iron-sulfur subunit — MPDKFEPLIIGFTCNWCSYRAADMAGLGRMKYPPNLRLIRLMCSGRLDPTFVLKAFADGADGVLISGCHPGDCHYLEQNYKTQSRYLLLTRLLASFGIEPQRIKLIWASAAEGAYFAEQATQIVEQVRALGPLNWHTRRTLAKAQSEQLSQGLEEVPA; from the coding sequence ATGCCTGACAAATTCGAACCATTGATAATCGGATTCACCTGCAACTGGTGTAGTTATCGCGCGGCAGACATGGCTGGGCTGGGACGGATGAAATATCCGCCAAACTTGCGTTTGATTCGCTTGATGTGTTCGGGGCGATTGGATCCAACGTTCGTGTTGAAAGCGTTTGCGGACGGCGCGGATGGCGTGCTGATTAGCGGTTGTCATCCCGGCGATTGCCATTACCTCGAACAAAATTACAAGACGCAAAGCCGGTATCTGTTGCTCACACGTTTGCTCGCGTCGTTCGGCATCGAGCCGCAACGCATCAAACTGATTTGGGCGAGCGCGGCGGAAGGCGCGTACTTTGCCGAGCAGGCGACCCAAATCGTCGAGCAAGTCCGCGCGCTCGGTCCGCTCAATTGGCACACGCGCCGGACTCTTGCGAAGGCGCAGAGCGAGCAACTTTCGCAAGGTTTGGAGGAGGTGCCCGCATGA
- a CDS encoding Crp/Fnr family transcriptional regulator, whose translation MISPEVLRRYPFFCCLNEDQQKAIAMVTEEIQADANTILFAEGQPVEALYLLMEGSVDLYYAASGDPKDQFLVGDVSIGEAFGISALIEPYTLTATARVASPSRILQVEAKALRALCEVDCKMGYALMRQVAQISIERLHFARVELAAARQPA comes from the coding sequence ATGATTTCCCCCGAAGTTCTCCGCCGCTATCCGTTCTTTTGTTGCTTGAATGAGGATCAGCAAAAAGCGATTGCGATGGTGACCGAAGAAATCCAAGCGGATGCGAACACGATTCTGTTTGCGGAAGGGCAACCGGTCGAGGCGCTCTATTTGCTGATGGAAGGCAGTGTGGATTTGTACTACGCCGCAAGCGGCGATCCCAAAGATCAATTTCTCGTCGGCGATGTGAGCATCGGTGAAGCGTTCGGCATCTCCGCGCTTATCGAGCCGTACACGCTCACCGCTACCGCGCGGGTCGCCAGTCCCAGCCGCATCCTCCAAGTCGAAGCCAAGGCGTTGCGCGCGCTGTGCGAAGTGGACTGCAAAATGGGCTATGCGTTGATGCGCCAGGTCGCGCAAATCTCAATCGAACGCTTACACTTTGCGCGCGTGGAATTGGCGGCGGCGCGCCAACCCGCGTAA
- a CDS encoding oxidoreductase codes for MSKPKFAMYWSASCGGCEIAVLNTHEKILDVDANFDVVFWPVAMDAKYKDVQAMEDKSILLTLFNGAIRNDENEHIARLLRRKSQLLVAFGACATEGGIPALANLSDKQSIFDTAFNTISTENPNHILPQTRWTMPEGEITIPEMYPVVKTLEQVVPVDYYMPGCPPESHQIAAVIDLVIQVLQGKAELPPKGAVIGAGASTVCEECQRARNEKKITQFVRIQDIKPDPTLCLLEQGVLCNGPATRGGCGAACPTASMPCVGCYGATDGAMDQGARLLSAVASVIDARDPKQVEQILDGIPDPAGMFYRFGMSGSLLRASKDAWKG; via the coding sequence ATGAGCAAACCTAAATTCGCAATGTACTGGTCGGCGTCGTGCGGCGGCTGCGAAATCGCGGTGCTGAACACGCACGAAAAAATTCTCGACGTGGACGCGAATTTCGACGTCGTGTTTTGGCCCGTCGCAATGGACGCGAAATACAAAGATGTACAAGCGATGGAGGACAAGTCTATCTTATTGACCTTGTTCAACGGCGCGATTCGCAACGACGAGAACGAACACATTGCACGCTTGCTGCGCCGTAAATCGCAACTGCTCGTCGCGTTCGGCGCGTGCGCGACCGAGGGCGGCATCCCCGCGCTGGCGAATCTCAGCGACAAACAATCCATCTTCGACACCGCGTTCAATACCATTTCGACGGAGAACCCGAACCACATCCTGCCGCAAACGCGTTGGACTATGCCCGAAGGCGAAATCACGATTCCGGAAATGTATCCCGTTGTGAAAACGCTCGAACAAGTCGTGCCTGTAGATTACTATATGCCGGGCTGTCCGCCCGAATCGCATCAAATCGCGGCGGTGATTGATTTGGTGATCCAGGTGTTGCAAGGCAAAGCCGAGTTGCCGCCCAAGGGCGCGGTCATCGGCGCGGGCGCCTCGACTGTGTGCGAAGAATGTCAGCGCGCGCGCAACGAGAAAAAGATCACGCAGTTCGTTCGCATCCAAGACATCAAACCCGATCCGACGCTGTGCTTGCTCGAACAAGGTGTGTTGTGCAACGGACCCGCGACGCGCGGCGGTTGCGGTGCGGCGTGTCCGACCGCGAGTATGCCGTGCGTGGGATGTTACGGCGCGACGGACGGCGCGATGGATCAGGGTGCGCGCTTGCTCTCCGCGGTCGCGTCGGTCATTGACGCGCGCGATCCCAAGCAGGTCGAACAAATCCTCGACGGCATCCCCGACCCAGCCGGAATGTTTTATCGGTTTGGCATGTCTGGGTCACTGTTACGCGCGAGCAAGGATGCGTGGAAAGGATAG
- a CDS encoding branched-chain amino acid ABC transporter permease → MKSLTNPSLWIIWFVVLGVALMPVFGNLPALREELFVLLMLVTLASSVNIIMGYTGYVSFGHIVFFGIGGYTAFYLIQTLQFNFVLAALIGGGIASLIAFLIGMPVLRLRGAYFALATIGINEAFRTLVTNVDALGGAVGMLLQFSVYDAYGGAKSASQLAYYGIILVALLTITASFVIKKSKFGLSLMAIREDQDTAMVLGIDPARAKVMTYTISAFFPALAGALFFFKNGNIEPGPAFELHRSIEALVMVMLGGFGTVTGPIVGAFVYERLRGFLITDPIFSNAHLVISGLLLLIIVLFVTAGVVGWLRQRIPTLRRFLE, encoded by the coding sequence ATGAAATCGCTAACCAATCCCTCACTCTGGATCATCTGGTTCGTCGTCTTGGGTGTGGCGCTCATGCCGGTCTTCGGCAACTTGCCGGCGCTGCGCGAAGAACTCTTTGTGCTTCTCATGCTCGTGACGCTTGCCTCCAGCGTCAATATCATTATGGGCTACACCGGCTATGTGAGTTTCGGTCACATTGTTTTCTTCGGCATCGGGGGATACACCGCGTTCTATCTGATCCAGACCTTGCAATTCAACTTTGTGCTCGCCGCGCTCATCGGCGGCGGCATCGCGAGTTTGATCGCGTTTCTGATCGGAATGCCGGTGTTGCGTTTGCGCGGCGCGTACTTTGCGCTCGCGACGATTGGCATCAACGAAGCATTTCGCACGCTCGTCACCAACGTGGACGCGCTGGGCGGTGCGGTGGGCATGCTCTTGCAATTCTCGGTGTACGATGCCTACGGTGGAGCCAAGAGCGCATCGCAACTAGCGTACTATGGCATCATCTTGGTGGCGCTGTTGACGATCACCGCGAGTTTCGTCATCAAGAAATCCAAATTCGGGTTGAGTCTGATGGCGATCCGCGAAGACCAGGATACCGCGATGGTGCTGGGCATTGACCCGGCGCGCGCCAAAGTAATGACGTACACCATCTCGGCGTTTTTCCCCGCGCTCGCCGGCGCGCTCTTTTTCTTCAAGAACGGCAACATCGAACCGGGACCCGCGTTCGAATTGCATCGTTCGATTGAAGCGCTGGTGATGGTGATGCTGGGTGGGTTCGGCACCGTGACCGGTCCCATCGTCGGCGCATTCGTCTACGAACGCTTGCGCGGATTCTTGATCACCGATCCCATTTTTAGCAACGCGCACCTGGTTATCTCGGGTCTGTTATTGCTCATCATCGTCCTGTTCGTAACCGCCGGGGTTGTTGGTTGGTTGCGTCAACGCATTCCAACCTTGCGGAGGTTCCTCGAATGA
- a CDS encoding branched-chain amino acid ABC transporter permease, whose product MNFEVLIASSIDGLTLGFVFGLMAMGLTLIFGVMKVINLGHGPFIVMGMFAVLVLSQNLGINPYLALPIVIVLGLVTGVVTYFVAVHRVINAPELTTLLATFSVNMMLIGALTIIFSTSPRGLSLELPAFRAGTITVLGTRVVAVLIALLVTGALYAFLYRTHIGKSIRAVANNRSAAELMGINSTWALALSFGIGTVLAMVSGALLATLFGFTVLSGGGLETKSFVIVVLGGLGNPTGALLGGIVIGLLESITTIFMPVSYVPVFEFVVFILILLFRPNGLLGAR is encoded by the coding sequence ATGAACTTTGAAGTCCTGATCGCGTCGTCCATTGATGGATTGACGCTCGGATTCGTCTTCGGCTTGATGGCGATGGGATTGACGCTGATCTTCGGCGTGATGAAAGTGATCAACCTCGGTCACGGACCCTTCATCGTGATGGGTATGTTCGCCGTCCTGGTGCTGAGCCAAAACCTGGGTATCAATCCCTATCTCGCTCTGCCGATTGTCATCGTGCTGGGACTCGTAACCGGTGTCGTCACGTACTTTGTCGCGGTGCATCGCGTCATCAACGCGCCGGAATTGACGACCTTGCTCGCAACGTTCTCGGTGAATATGATGCTCATCGGCGCGTTGACGATCATTTTCTCCACCAGCCCGCGCGGTCTCTCGCTTGAACTCCCCGCCTTTCGCGCTGGCACAATCACGGTGCTCGGCACGCGCGTCGTCGCCGTGTTGATCGCCCTCCTCGTTACCGGCGCACTCTACGCCTTCCTCTATCGCACGCACATCGGCAAATCCATCCGCGCGGTGGCGAACAATCGCTCCGCCGCCGAGTTGATGGGCATCAATTCGACTTGGGCGCTGGCGTTGAGTTTCGGCATCGGCACCGTGTTGGCGATGGTATCCGGCGCTCTGCTCGCGACGCTCTTTGGATTCACCGTTCTCTCCGGCGGCGGACTCGAAACCAAAAGTTTTGTCATCGTCGTCCTGGGTGGATTGGGCAATCCGACCGGCGCATTGCTCGGTGGTATCGTTATCGGTTTGCTCGAAAGTATCACCACGATTTTCATGCCCGTGAGTTACGTGCCTGTGTTCGAATTCGTCGTGTTCATTTTGATCCTGTTGTTCCGTCCGAACGGTCTGTTGGGAGCGCGCTAG
- a CDS encoding formate dehydrogenase accessory protein FdhE, with amino-acid sequence MIGYDRIREKLYAQAANRANHSGVVAYWLAMLALQARAEPRRGDCETQASQALARLKQWQPILCPAEIEIDRMVLATLCHRICLVTANHFPEWAPTLEDIRDWLCHEYASLANVAERYLDQERIERGREHGAADLLLAFVFNQALHPTLRKYAKSLGAYVDASTWYRPRCPVCGGKPDFGAFEKETGARRLICSRCDFEWTFWRSACPLCGCDDPDQLTSAATDAPAILVSACAKCGGALRMMNLRQVHDEHSLVVERNLRLTLDLVERVNRRNLIAG; translated from the coding sequence ATGATCGGTTACGATCGCATTCGGGAAAAACTGTACGCGCAAGCCGCGAACCGCGCGAATCATTCCGGCGTCGTCGCGTATTGGCTCGCGATGCTTGCCCTGCAAGCGCGCGCCGAACCCCGCCGCGGCGATTGCGAGACCCAGGCGAGCCAAGCCCTCGCGCGCTTGAAACAATGGCAGCCGATTCTGTGTCCAGCGGAAATCGAGATAGACCGCATGGTGTTGGCGACGCTCTGCCATCGGATCTGTCTGGTCACAGCGAACCATTTCCCAGAGTGGGCGCCGACACTCGAAGACATTCGCGATTGGTTGTGCCACGAGTACGCGTCGCTTGCCAACGTGGCGGAACGTTATCTCGACCAGGAGCGCATAGAGCGAGGCAGGGAGCATGGCGCAGCGGATTTACTCCTTGCCTTTGTTTTCAATCAAGCGTTGCATCCAACGTTGCGCAAGTACGCCAAATCGCTCGGCGCGTATGTGGACGCGAGCACGTGGTATCGCCCGCGCTGTCCAGTGTGCGGCGGCAAACCGGATTTTGGCGCGTTCGAAAAAGAGACTGGCGCGCGCCGGCTAATCTGTTCGCGGTGCGATTTCGAATGGACGTTTTGGCGCTCCGCCTGTCCGCTCTGTGGATGCGATGACCCCGATCAACTCACCAGCGCCGCGACCGATGCCCCAGCCATCCTGGTTTCCGCGTGCGCTAAATGCGGCGGCGCGCTGCGGATGATGAACTTGCGTCAGGTTCACGACGAGCATTCCCTCGTCGTCGAGCGCAATCTGCGGCTAACGCTCGACCTCGTTGAACGAGTTAACCGTCGAAACCTAATCGCTGGTTGA
- a CDS encoding DUF2270 domain-containing protein has translation MTEPQPELEPLWTFRGRDLKTGEFNTAFVHFYRAEIQRSNVWRTRLDATTNWAIITAGAAISFSLSSPDHHHGVIIINLILIALFLFIEARRDRYYELWAYRTRLMEENFFAAMLVPPYEPAADWATKLAESLRHPQFPISLWEALGRRFRRNYSWIFLTLVASWVLKNVTQPTSITSWEAFVPRSAIGPIGGEIVIGVMAAFLALFFGMGLLTVPMRRSVGEVFDRSRLDQIIHERMSGKD, from the coding sequence ATGACAGAGCCACAACCCGAACTCGAACCCCTTTGGACCTTTCGCGGACGCGACTTGAAGACCGGCGAATTCAACACCGCGTTCGTCCATTTCTATCGCGCCGAAATTCAACGGTCGAATGTGTGGCGCACGCGCTTGGATGCGACGACCAACTGGGCAATCATCACCGCCGGCGCGGCGATTTCGTTTTCCTTGTCGTCGCCGGACCATCATCACGGCGTCATCATCATCAACCTGATCTTGATCGCGCTCTTTCTGTTCATCGAGGCGCGGCGCGACCGCTATTACGAACTGTGGGCGTACCGCACGCGCTTGATGGAAGAGAATTTTTTTGCCGCGATGTTGGTGCCGCCGTACGAACCCGCAGCCGATTGGGCGACCAAACTGGCGGAGAGTTTGCGCCACCCGCAGTTTCCGATCTCGTTGTGGGAAGCCCTGGGTCGCCGCTTTCGACGCAACTATAGTTGGATTTTTCTCACGCTCGTCGCCAGTTGGGTTTTGAAAAATGTTACGCAACCGACCTCCATTACATCCTGGGAAGCGTTCGTGCCGCGCAGCGCGATTGGACCGATCGGCGGAGAAATCGTCATCGGCGTGATGGCGGCGTTTCTCGCGCTATTTTTCGGCATGGGCTTGCTGACAGTGCCCATGCGCCGTTCGGTGGGTGAGGTGTTTGATCGTTCGCGGCTCGATCAAATAATTCACGAACGGATGTCCGGCAAAGACTAG
- a CDS encoding Ni/Fe hydrogenase subunit alpha: MQRITIDPITRLEGHGKIEIFLNDEGDVANTYFQIPELRGFERFCVGRPVEEMPVLTGRICGVCPEAHHMAAAKACDAVYHLDPPRPAKLLRELLYSAFYVTDHTTHFYALGGPDFVMGPDAPVAERNILGVIHKVGLEIGGKVIQARRAGHTVIEMIGGRKVHPCTSIPGGLSKGITEEQRVEIEKLGRWAIEFAQFSLKLFGDIVLSNKAYVDLVLGDAYMHRTYSIGTVDANNKVNFYDGLVSVVDPEGKRIGKYAPHEYPDWIAERVEPWTYLKFPYLKKIGWNGFTDGVESGVYSATPLSRLNAADGMATPLAQAEYDKFYNALGGKPVHQRLATHWARLIELLYAAERWVELATDPEITSDNFRAIPTETPTEGVGIVEAPRGTLTHHYWTDERGILTKVNLIVGTTNNYAPISMSIKKAAASFIKKGTIVSEGMLNRVEMAFRAYDPCFGCATHSFPGQMPLQVTVRDARGEVVEVLKQHC; this comes from the coding sequence ATGCAACGAATCACAATAGATCCGATAACGCGATTAGAGGGTCACGGCAAGATCGAAATTTTCTTGAACGACGAAGGCGATGTCGCGAATACGTACTTTCAGATTCCCGAACTACGCGGGTTTGAACGCTTTTGCGTCGGTCGTCCCGTCGAGGAAATGCCGGTGCTAACCGGACGCATCTGCGGCGTTTGCCCTGAAGCGCATCACATGGCAGCCGCCAAGGCGTGCGACGCGGTGTATCACCTTGACCCGCCGCGTCCGGCAAAACTGTTGCGCGAGTTGTTGTACAGCGCGTTCTACGTCACCGATCACACGACGCATTTCTACGCGCTCGGCGGTCCCGATTTCGTGATGGGTCCCGATGCGCCGGTCGCCGAACGCAACATCCTGGGTGTCATTCACAAAGTCGGACTCGAAATCGGCGGCAAGGTGATTCAGGCGCGCCGCGCCGGGCACACCGTCATCGAAATGATCGGCGGGCGCAAGGTGCATCCCTGCACTTCGATTCCCGGCGGCTTGTCGAAAGGTATCACCGAGGAACAGCGCGTCGAAATCGAAAAACTGGGTCGCTGGGCAATCGAGTTCGCGCAGTTCAGTTTGAAATTGTTCGGCGACATTGTGTTGAGCAACAAGGCGTACGTGGACTTGGTGCTGGGCGATGCGTATATGCATCGCACGTACTCTATCGGCACGGTGGACGCGAACAACAAGGTGAATTTCTACGACGGCTTGGTCAGCGTGGTTGACCCGGAGGGCAAACGCATCGGCAAGTACGCGCCGCACGAGTATCCCGATTGGATTGCCGAGCGCGTCGAGCCGTGGACGTACTTGAAATTTCCGTACCTTAAGAAAATCGGTTGGAATGGTTTTACCGACGGCGTCGAGTCCGGCGTGTACAGCGCGACGCCGCTCTCGCGGCTCAACGCGGCGGACGGCATGGCGACGCCGCTCGCGCAAGCCGAGTACGACAAGTTCTACAACGCACTCGGCGGCAAGCCGGTGCACCAACGCCTCGCGACGCACTGGGCGCGCCTGATCGAATTGTTGTACGCGGCGGAACGCTGGGTCGAACTGGCGACTGATCCGGAAATTACGTCCGATAATTTCCGCGCGATACCAACCGAAACGCCGACCGAAGGCGTCGGCATTGTCGAAGCGCCGCGCGGGACGCTGACGCATCACTATTGGACGGACGAACGCGGTATTCTGACGAAGGTGAATCTCATCGTCGGCACGACTAACAATTACGCGCCGATCAGCATGAGCATCAAAAAAGCCGCCGCGAGTTTCATCAAAAAAGGAACGATCGTTAGCGAAGGCATGTTGAATCGCGTCGAGATGGCGTTCCGCGCGTACGACCCGTGTTTCGGATGCGCGACGCATTCGTTCCCAGGTCAGATGCCGCTGCAAGTGACGGTGCGCGACGCGCGCGGCGAGGTGGTTGAGGTTCTAAAGCAACATTGTTAA
- a CDS encoding amino acid ABC transporter substrate-binding protein yields the protein MRNQLRVLTIGILLTLGLIIVACAAPTAAPTSAPPTKAPVVEPTKAPAPTAVPAATTAPAATKAPEATKPAATSALAAQAKKLLIGFTASQTGAQQVASKKQVEGLQLWLDDVKKAGGIKLKDGTLYMPEMKFYDDESKTDRVQALYAKLINEDKADFLLSPYSSGLARAAAVVGEQNGKVMITAGAADDVTMEQGFKNTFQLYTPASRYLTGAADMLMKIDPTAKKIAIVYEKDSFSTSVANALKPYAEGKGLNVVMFEGYDTGSTDFSPFINKISATNPDAILGGGHFADGTTFAKQLYDKKTPVRFVTLLVAPPEPTFKDIGDAAQYIIGPSQWEPQVTYSAESAKAANIPYYGPSVKAFTDAYVAKYKDSPSYHSAGGYAQGLLLQKAIEDADSVDPAKIVAALDKMNLMTFYGVIKFSTEAKTHGKQVAHDMVYMQWQKDASGKLITNIVWPLEAKSADGQLRK from the coding sequence ATGCGCAACCAGTTACGTGTGTTGACGATCGGTATCCTGCTGACCTTGGGACTGATCATCGTTGCCTGTGCGGCGCCGACAGCCGCTCCAACCTCCGCTCCGCCCACCAAAGCCCCGGTCGTTGAACCGACCAAAGCCCCCGCTCCCACAGCTGTCCCGGCAGCAACCACCGCTCCCGCGGCAACCAAAGCGCCCGAAGCGACTAAACCGGCGGCAACCTCCGCGCTCGCCGCGCAAGCCAAGAAACTCTTGATTGGCTTTACCGCGTCTCAAACCGGCGCGCAACAAGTTGCCTCCAAGAAACAGGTCGAGGGCTTGCAATTGTGGCTGGATGATGTGAAAAAAGCCGGCGGCATCAAGTTGAAAGACGGTACCCTCTACATGCCGGAAATGAAGTTCTACGACGACGAAAGCAAGACCGACCGCGTGCAAGCGCTCTACGCCAAACTCATCAACGAAGACAAAGCCGATTTCCTCCTCAGCCCGTACAGCAGTGGTCTCGCCCGCGCTGCCGCCGTCGTTGGCGAACAGAACGGCAAAGTAATGATCACCGCCGGCGCGGCGGATGACGTTACCATGGAACAAGGTTTCAAAAATACGTTCCAGTTGTACACGCCCGCGAGCCGCTACCTGACCGGTGCGGCGGACATGTTGATGAAAATTGATCCGACCGCGAAAAAGATCGCGATCGTGTACGAAAAAGACTCGTTCTCCACCTCGGTTGCCAACGCGCTGAAACCCTACGCCGAGGGCAAGGGCTTGAACGTCGTCATGTTCGAAGGGTACGACACCGGCTCGACCGACTTTTCGCCGTTTATCAACAAGATCAGTGCGACGAATCCCGATGCGATTTTAGGCGGCGGTCACTTTGCCGATGGCACGACTTTTGCCAAGCAACTGTACGATAAAAAGACTCCGGTGCGCTTTGTCACCTTGTTGGTCGCGCCGCCGGAACCCACCTTCAAAGATATTGGCGATGCCGCGCAGTACATTATCGGACCCAGCCAATGGGAACCGCAGGTCACGTACAGCGCCGAATCCGCCAAAGCCGCGAACATCCCCTACTACGGTCCGAGCGTCAAAGCATTCACGGACGCGTACGTCGCCAAGTACAAAGACTCGCCGTCCTATCACTCGGCGGGCGGTTACGCGCAGGGCTTGCTCCTCCAAAAAGCGATTGAAGACGCCGACAGTGTTGACCCGGCGAAAATCGTCGCCGCGCTCGACAAGATGAATCTGATGACGTTCTACGGCGTCATCAAGTTCAGCACCGAAGCCAAGACGCATGGCAAGCAAGTCGCCCACGATATGGTCTATATGCAGTGGCAAAAGGACGCCTCTGGCAAGTTGATCACCAACATCGTTTGGCCTCTCGAAGCAAAATCGGCAGACGGACAACTTCGCAAATAG
- a CDS encoding ABC transporter ATP-binding protein, with protein sequence MTTVPSEILKVEDVSRRFGGLLALDKVNFTIQQGEILGLIGPNGAGKTTMFNAINGVFAPTSGKVIFRGEDVTGLPPFKLAKRGLSRTHQIVRPLAELTVHENVTIGACFGRENLSLGAAAHVADQVLGSVGLTDRRDMLASKLNVAQKKRLELARALAQKPILLLLDEVLAGLNPQEVAGMVEVIRNVRKQGVTILMIEHLMHAVMNLSDRVVVLVYGAKVAEGTPAEVSNNPQVIEAYLGDPKIAERFLEGAG encoded by the coding sequence ATGACTACCGTCCCCTCGGAAATTCTCAAAGTCGAAGATGTCAGCCGACGCTTTGGCGGTTTGCTCGCGTTGGACAAGGTAAATTTCACGATCCAGCAAGGCGAAATCCTGGGTCTGATCGGTCCGAACGGCGCGGGCAAGACGACGATGTTCAACGCGATCAACGGCGTGTTTGCGCCGACGAGCGGCAAGGTGATTTTTCGCGGCGAAGATGTGACCGGCTTGCCGCCGTTCAAACTCGCCAAGCGCGGTCTCTCGCGCACGCATCAAATCGTGCGCCCGCTCGCCGAATTGACCGTGCACGAGAACGTGACAATTGGCGCGTGCTTCGGTCGCGAAAATCTTTCGCTCGGCGCGGCGGCGCACGTCGCCGATCAGGTGCTCGGATCGGTTGGGCTGACCGACCGACGCGATATGCTCGCGAGCAAACTCAACGTCGCGCAAAAGAAACGGCTCGAACTCGCGCGCGCGCTCGCGCAGAAACCGATTCTGCTCCTGCTCGACGAGGTGCTTGCCGGTCTGAATCCGCAAGAAGTTGCGGGCATGGTCGAAGTGATTCGCAATGTTCGCAAGCAAGGCGTAACGATCCTGATGATCGAACACTTGATGCATGCGGTCATGAATCTTTCCGACCGTGTGGTCGTGCTCGTCTACGGCGCAAAAGTCGCGGAAGGCACCCCGGCTGAAGTGTCCAACAATCCGCAAGTGATCGAAGCGTACCTGGGTGATCCCAAAATCGCGGAACGTTTCTTGGAGGGCGCAGGATGA
- a CDS encoding ABC transporter ATP-binding protein → MSTLEVKDVQAGYGEVQILWGVSLRLEQGKLTTLVGSNGSGKTTLLRAVMGLVPAWKGSVVYDGRDVTHLSPHEKVQSGLVLVPEGRQLFTDMSVLENLEMGATPNSARGEYQKNLDWVFELLPRMKERRTQIAGTLSGGEQQMLAIARGLMSQPKVLMFDELSLGLSPLLVMNLFEVIQKLKGQGYTMLLVEQNVQMALAVSDYAYVMNNGRVETEGEAKKVRQMESVRKAYLGL, encoded by the coding sequence ATGAGTACACTTGAAGTCAAGGACGTCCAAGCCGGTTACGGCGAAGTACAAATCCTGTGGGGCGTCTCGCTCCGTTTAGAGCAGGGTAAGTTGACGACGCTCGTCGGCTCGAACGGGAGCGGCAAGACGACCCTGTTGCGCGCGGTGATGGGGCTGGTGCCGGCGTGGAAAGGGAGCGTCGTCTACGATGGACGCGATGTGACGCACCTTTCGCCGCACGAAAAAGTGCAATCGGGTTTGGTGCTCGTGCCCGAAGGGCGGCAACTATTCACCGATATGTCCGTGCTCGAAAATCTCGAAATGGGCGCGACTCCCAATAGCGCGCGCGGCGAGTATCAGAAAAATCTCGACTGGGTATTTGAACTATTGCCGCGCATGAAAGAACGCCGTACGCAAATCGCCGGCACGCTTTCCGGCGGCGAGCAACAAATGCTCGCGATTGCGCGCGGCTTGATGAGCCAGCCCAAAGTACTGATGTTCGACGAATTGTCGCTCGGCTTGTCGCCGCTGTTGGTGATGAATCTGTTCGAAGTAATTCAGAAACTCAAGGGGCAAGGTTACACGATGCTCCTCGTCGAGCAGAACGTGCAGATGGCGCTCGCGGTCAGCGATTACGCGTACGTGATGAACAACGGGCGCGTCGAAACCGAGGGCGAAGCGAAAAAGGTACGCCAGATGGAAAGTGTCCGCAAAGCGTACCTGGGATTGTGA